A stretch of Roseibium porphyridii DNA encodes these proteins:
- a CDS encoding pirin family protein, protein MSWLNCPDPVPGDSASCDPIDTIIVPRTSDLGGFSVRRALPSAKRRMVGPFIFFDQMGPAELLVGGGIDVRPHPHIGLATVTYLFEGEMYHRDSLGTEIAISPGALNWMSAGKGIVHSERERPERLQQKRPLFGLQSWVALPKDSEESDPDFQHFGSTEQPEFADKGASVKLIAGELYGHKAPVKTASDMFYADISLEPGAKIPLDAGWEERGLYTIAGQISIAGQSFDPAQLLVFRAGDHLVVENNSHAPARFVVLGGEPMDGRRYIWWNFVSSSKERIEQAKEDWRLGRFDTVPGDAEEFIPLPDRPGP, encoded by the coding sequence ATGAGCTGGTTGAACTGCCCTGACCCCGTTCCCGGCGACAGCGCAAGCTGCGATCCGATTGACACCATCATCGTTCCCCGGACATCGGATCTGGGCGGCTTTTCTGTTCGACGTGCACTGCCCTCCGCCAAGCGCCGCATGGTCGGCCCCTTCATCTTCTTCGATCAGATGGGGCCTGCGGAACTTCTCGTGGGGGGCGGCATTGACGTTCGCCCCCATCCGCATATCGGTTTGGCAACTGTCACTTATCTGTTCGAAGGTGAAATGTATCACCGCGACAGTCTGGGTACGGAAATTGCCATTTCGCCCGGCGCGTTGAACTGGATGAGTGCCGGCAAAGGTATTGTTCATTCAGAACGTGAGCGTCCTGAACGACTGCAGCAAAAGCGGCCTTTGTTTGGATTGCAAAGTTGGGTGGCCCTGCCAAAGGATTCAGAAGAAAGCGATCCCGACTTTCAGCACTTCGGCAGTACTGAACAGCCGGAGTTTGCTGACAAGGGAGCTTCTGTGAAACTGATTGCAGGAGAACTCTACGGCCACAAGGCACCGGTAAAGACGGCATCGGACATGTTTTACGCTGACATTTCGCTGGAGCCGGGTGCCAAAATACCGCTCGATGCAGGGTGGGAAGAACGTGGGCTCTATACAATCGCGGGGCAGATTTCCATCGCGGGACAAAGCTTCGATCCGGCGCAGCTCCTGGTTTTCAGGGCAGGTGACCATCTTGTCGTTGAAAACAACTCACATGCCCCTGCCCGATTTGTCGTTCTTGGCGGGGAGCCCATGGACGGACGACGCTACATCTGGTGGAACTTCGTATCGTCCTCCAAAGAGAGAATTGAACAGGCAAAAGAAGATTGGCGGCTTGGGCGTTTCGACACCGTGCCCGGCGATGCGGAAGAATTTATTCCGCTTCCGGATCGCCCAGGTCCCTGA
- a CDS encoding DUF6030 family protein: protein MSDVGNKIRQLLIGRSNSEKVRPKNSSGRGGHPVATGPRWAEPAGNLFEEDKPPQKPKRRSRQVSRPFVTPYYIWGTLALLTAGFAVGALFLSSSDREVIELNEHALAFGDPLQPFDPDMRSVLLNRSPELAAELKRSFLGKPDALCAELKALGLENPGWKKAPFQRERWQCASDLVPLTTPSVDFGSTTLFFLLRGPSEEQIDYLRLKLVVEDPKQKQIGLDAVWLVIDALSRRYGWTVPSSFRQAIANFGQIETTHRGVQLSVAPEDPNLTGDPLADQRLNIIMNFGEPDLIRPADRFEQAPPLESGWSVRDLGDPEAE from the coding sequence ATGTCTGACGTTGGAAACAAGATAAGGCAACTTCTGATTGGCCGATCAAACAGCGAAAAAGTCCGGCCAAAGAACTCATCCGGCCGAGGTGGGCATCCCGTTGCTACGGGACCGCGATGGGCTGAACCGGCCGGCAACCTCTTTGAAGAAGATAAGCCCCCCCAGAAACCCAAACGGCGATCACGGCAAGTAAGTCGACCCTTTGTGACGCCATACTATATCTGGGGCACGTTGGCCCTATTGACCGCCGGGTTTGCGGTCGGCGCGCTGTTTTTGAGTTCCAGCGATCGTGAGGTCATTGAATTGAATGAACATGCGCTGGCGTTCGGTGACCCACTTCAACCCTTTGACCCGGACATGAGGTCTGTGTTGCTCAACAGATCTCCGGAACTGGCTGCGGAGTTGAAACGAAGTTTTCTCGGCAAGCCCGACGCACTCTGCGCGGAATTGAAGGCGCTGGGCCTTGAAAATCCAGGTTGGAAAAAAGCTCCGTTTCAGCGGGAGCGTTGGCAATGCGCGTCCGACCTCGTTCCTTTGACGACGCCTAGTGTGGATTTCGGGTCAACGACCCTATTTTTCCTTTTGCGAGGCCCATCTGAGGAGCAGATCGACTATTTGCGTCTCAAACTCGTGGTCGAAGATCCAAAACAGAAGCAGATTGGTCTGGACGCGGTCTGGTTGGTGATTGACGCTTTGTCCCGCCGCTACGGGTGGACCGTACCAAGCTCGTTCAGGCAAGCGATTGCTAATTTCGGTCAGATCGAGACGACCCATCGCGGTGTTCAGCTTTCCGTCGCGCCGGAAGACCCTAACCTCACAGGCGATCCCCTGGCAGATCAGCGCCTGAACATAATCATGAATTTCGGGGAGCCGGATCTGATCCGGCCCGCCGATCGCTTTGAACAGGCACCACCGCTGGAAAGCGGCTGGAGTGTCAGGGACCTGGGCGATCCGGAAGCGGAATAA
- the sthA gene encoding Si-specific NAD(P)(+) transhydrogenase — MDKYDLIVIGSGPAGRRAAIQAAKFGRNVMVVERGRRVGGVSVHTGTIPSKTLRETVLNLTGWRERGFYGRSYRVKEDLTADDLRARLHITLDHEVEVLEHQFARNKVDTIGGEARFLGPHTIEVTGEAGEVHTFEAEKFIISVGTKPFRPDYVPFDGEYVLDSDEILELNELPRSIAVIGAGVIGVEYASIFSALDVHVTLVEPRETMLDFLDKELVADFTHQLRDRGIALRFGATVQKIEKHGAADCEITLEGGRCIRSNVILFAAGRMGATPALALDKCGLETDHRGRLKVDPMTFQTSVPHIFAAGDVIGFPSLASTSMEQGRIAACHALGETAYDPPEYFPYGIYAVPEISTVGMTEEEIRERGIAYECGVARFRETSRGHIMGLDTGMLKLIFSLKTRRLLGCHIVGEGATELVHIGQAVLNLRGTLEYFVENTFNYPTLAEAYKIAALDAWNRMPPLEE, encoded by the coding sequence ATGGACAAGTATGATCTTATCGTGATCGGCAGCGGACCCGCGGGACGCAGGGCAGCGATCCAGGCGGCAAAATTTGGCCGCAACGTAATGGTCGTCGAACGCGGTCGCAGGGTCGGCGGTGTTTCTGTGCATACGGGCACAATTCCATCCAAGACCTTGCGTGAAACAGTGCTCAATCTGACAGGCTGGAGAGAACGTGGTTTCTACGGTCGTTCATACCGTGTGAAAGAAGACCTGACAGCAGATGATCTCAGGGCCAGACTTCACATCACACTCGACCATGAAGTTGAAGTTCTGGAACATCAGTTCGCCCGCAACAAAGTTGATACTATTGGCGGCGAAGCGCGCTTCCTTGGTCCGCACACAATCGAAGTCACTGGAGAAGCTGGTGAAGTCCACACCTTTGAGGCCGAGAAATTCATCATTTCGGTGGGCACAAAGCCTTTCCGACCTGACTACGTGCCCTTCGACGGCGAATATGTGCTCGATAGCGACGAAATTCTTGAACTGAATGAACTGCCGAGATCAATCGCGGTGATCGGTGCCGGTGTGATCGGTGTTGAATACGCATCAATCTTCTCGGCTCTGGATGTGCATGTCACCCTTGTGGAGCCCCGGGAAACAATGCTCGATTTCCTGGACAAGGAACTTGTCGCCGATTTCACGCATCAGCTGCGTGATCGTGGCATTGCACTGCGCTTTGGTGCGACTGTTCAGAAAATTGAAAAGCACGGGGCTGCGGACTGCGAGATCACCTTGGAAGGGGGGCGTTGCATCCGATCAAATGTCATATTGTTTGCAGCCGGCCGCATGGGGGCCACGCCCGCCTTGGCCCTGGACAAGTGTGGACTTGAGACCGACCACAGGGGGCGATTGAAAGTCGATCCGATGACGTTCCAGACATCGGTACCGCATATCTTTGCCGCCGGCGACGTCATCGGCTTTCCAAGCCTTGCGTCGACTTCCATGGAGCAGGGGCGCATTGCCGCTTGTCACGCGCTGGGAGAGACCGCCTACGATCCACCGGAATACTTCCCATATGGCATTTATGCTGTCCCGGAAATTTCGACTGTGGGCATGACTGAGGAAGAAATACGAGAGCGGGGCATTGCTTATGAGTGCGGAGTAGCCCGGTTCCGGGAAACGTCTCGTGGGCACATCATGGGACTGGACACCGGGATGTTGAAATTGATCTTCTCGCTCAAGACCCGGCGATTGCTCGGTTGTCATATCGTCGGCGAAGGCGCCACTGAACTGGTGCACATCGGTCAGGCTGTGCTGAACCTGCGCGGTACACTGGAGTATTTCGTTGAAAACACATTCAACTATCCCACCCTTGCTGAAGCCTACAAGATAGCTGCGCTGGATGCCTGGAACCGCATGCCGCCTCTTGAGGAATAA
- a CDS encoding methyltransferase domain-containing protein: MLFDINNTNYKFREEFNEFPDIEKHTFEFTKCICGSSESIVVSTVSRHRNFLPIVACTRCGTLRANPYFTRETAAYYYGQVYGDVKRSDKTPAQLFNDQNDRTIVPFFKDLMPEFDSVLDFGGGAGGRTAGFLAEGKVVSLHEVEGNYSQFAYDNGILPYDNAIKYDLVVVSHVIEHMIDPFAEMKTIIQDCCKPDGLLYVATPIIDRQRARQWLQHFHIAHKYYFTHDSFIGLMAGLGCELIKHNNNDGFLFKVGRKVDRNLIEKHFNDSSRKVQEAVEKELRPTKSKIMQLLRFWRPQPHNQAAPRTPELSP; the protein is encoded by the coding sequence ATGCTTTTCGATATCAACAATACGAACTACAAGTTCCGGGAAGAATTCAACGAATTTCCCGACATCGAAAAGCATACGTTCGAGTTCACGAAGTGTATTTGTGGCAGCAGCGAATCCATTGTGGTCTCGACGGTTTCCAGGCATCGAAACTTCTTGCCGATCGTGGCTTGCACCAGATGCGGTACATTGCGTGCAAACCCTTACTTCACGCGCGAGACAGCGGCTTACTACTATGGCCAGGTTTATGGTGACGTGAAGCGCAGCGACAAGACGCCTGCGCAGCTTTTCAATGACCAGAATGACAGAACCATCGTGCCCTTTTTTAAGGACCTGATGCCCGAGTTCGATAGCGTTCTCGATTTTGGTGGGGGGGCCGGCGGGCGCACTGCCGGCTTCCTTGCCGAAGGCAAGGTGGTTTCGCTGCATGAGGTAGAGGGAAACTACAGCCAATTTGCCTACGACAACGGCATTCTTCCGTATGACAATGCGATAAAATATGACCTCGTGGTCGTCTCACACGTTATTGAACACATGATCGACCCGTTTGCGGAAATGAAGACAATCATTCAGGACTGCTGTAAGCCCGACGGCCTTCTTTATGTTGCTACGCCCATAATCGACCGGCAGCGCGCGCGCCAATGGCTTCAGCACTTCCACATCGCGCATAAATACTATTTCACGCACGATTCCTTTATAGGCTTGATGGCAGGCCTTGGCTGTGAACTCATCAAACACAACAACAATGATGGCTTCCTGTTCAAAGTTGGTCGCAAGGTTGACCGGAACCTCATCGAGAAACACTTCAACGACAGTTCCAGGAAGGTTCAGGAAGCCGTCGAAAAGGAATTGAGGCCGACAAAATCCAAGATCATGCAATTGCTACGGTTCTGGCGGCCTCAACCCCACAACCAGGCAGCGCCCCGGACACCCGAACTGTCTCCATGA
- a CDS encoding MarR family winged helix-turn-helix transcriptional regulator gives MTSQSDTPSKSNSHLFGDPADLLVDRAERAQRQWQKEMPEVADRLSPMVLLGRLSESAQLMSQNYLAPAYADIGLKTGEFDVLATLVRSGPPYKLTPTELYRTTMMSSGGMTARIDKLEKGGLVERCPHPEDRRALTVCLTEKGLNLIKGKIPDYVDMQHQAVDGLSKQEQQQLSGLLEKLIRTANEKKVP, from the coding sequence ATGACGTCTCAATCAGACACACCGTCAAAATCGAATTCTCACTTGTTTGGCGATCCTGCAGACCTGCTGGTTGACAGAGCCGAACGCGCCCAAAGACAATGGCAAAAGGAAATGCCTGAAGTCGCAGACCGCTTGTCTCCGATGGTACTGCTTGGCAGGCTCAGCGAATCTGCACAGCTCATGAGCCAAAACTATCTCGCGCCCGCCTATGCAGATATTGGCCTCAAAACCGGCGAGTTTGACGTTCTGGCAACCCTGGTGCGCTCTGGACCGCCTTATAAACTGACACCAACAGAACTCTACCGCACCACAATGATGAGCTCTGGTGGCATGACGGCTCGAATAGACAAGTTGGAAAAAGGTGGACTTGTTGAAAGGTGCCCTCACCCGGAAGATAGGCGAGCTCTTACGGTTTGCCTGACGGAAAAGGGCCTCAACTTGATCAAAGGCAAGATCCCCGACTATGTCGACATGCAACATCAAGCTGTAGACGGTCTATCCAAACAGGAACAGCAGCAACTATCGGGATTGCTGGAAAAGCTGATACGAACAGCCAACGAAAAGAAGGTGCCCTGA
- a CDS encoding 8-oxoguanine deaminase, producing MVRTLLLKNADMLVTMDGERREIRGGGLYAENGILKAVGPTENLPETAEKVIDATGQIVLPGFVNTHHHLNQTLTRNLPAAQNNNLFPWLQAHYRIWAKTNPEASRASTLVGLAELALSGCTTVFDHTYLFQSGNKVDYQIEAAKDLGVRFHASRGSMSLGESQGGLPPDECVENEDDILTDTVRVIDRYHDASHGAMTRIVVAPCSPFSVSENLLRESASLARDKGVMLHTHLCETLDEERYTLERFGKRPVEWMEGLDWTGPDVWFAHAIHVDDDEIRLFAATGCGAAHCPCSNMRLASGIAPIKKYMAAGVRVGLGVDGSASNDGSNMLMEVRQAMLLARLQLGLMPPEGPRKHTLLPVAHPLRANEWMTAREALELATIGGASVLGRDEIGSLQVGKCADFFTLDLNSIQFAGALHDPVAAVVFCAPQSARTTVINGRTVVEDGAVVTMDMAPVINQHNRLSLELASDL from the coding sequence ATGGTCCGAACACTGCTTTTGAAAAACGCCGACATGCTCGTGACCATGGATGGCGAGCGCCGTGAAATTAGAGGCGGCGGCTTATATGCTGAAAATGGCATCCTGAAAGCAGTCGGCCCGACCGAAAACCTTCCGGAAACAGCGGAAAAGGTTATTGATGCGACAGGTCAGATTGTTCTGCCCGGGTTTGTGAATACACATCACCACTTGAATCAGACGCTGACACGCAATCTACCGGCGGCTCAAAACAACAATCTGTTTCCCTGGCTTCAGGCACATTACCGGATTTGGGCAAAAACAAATCCGGAGGCGTCAAGAGCCAGTACGCTGGTCGGTCTGGCGGAGTTGGCATTGTCGGGGTGTACGACAGTATTCGACCACACCTATCTTTTCCAAAGCGGCAACAAGGTCGATTACCAGATTGAAGCAGCGAAAGATCTTGGCGTGCGCTTCCATGCAAGCCGAGGGTCCATGTCGCTGGGTGAAAGCCAGGGCGGGCTCCCGCCAGATGAGTGTGTTGAAAATGAAGACGACATCCTTACCGACACGGTTCGGGTAATCGACAGGTACCATGATGCGTCGCATGGTGCGATGACACGCATTGTTGTGGCACCATGTTCACCGTTTTCCGTATCTGAAAATCTTTTGCGCGAAAGTGCCAGCCTCGCCAGAGACAAAGGCGTGATGTTGCACACCCACCTTTGTGAAACACTGGATGAGGAGCGTTACACACTCGAACGCTTCGGCAAACGCCCCGTTGAATGGATGGAAGGACTTGATTGGACAGGACCAGATGTCTGGTTCGCGCATGCCATTCATGTTGACGACGATGAAATCCGGCTATTCGCAGCAACGGGCTGTGGCGCCGCTCATTGCCCTTGTTCCAATATGCGCCTTGCTTCCGGAATAGCACCCATCAAGAAGTACATGGCCGCCGGGGTTCGGGTTGGACTTGGTGTCGACGGATCCGCAAGCAACGATGGATCCAATATGCTGATGGAAGTTCGGCAGGCCATGCTTCTGGCACGACTGCAACTGGGCCTTATGCCGCCGGAAGGTCCACGCAAACACACCCTGTTGCCGGTTGCTCATCCACTGCGTGCCAATGAGTGGATGACTGCGCGTGAAGCACTTGAACTTGCGACCATCGGTGGCGCTTCCGTTCTGGGGCGGGACGAAATCGGTTCGCTGCAGGTTGGCAAATGCGCGGATTTCTTCACTCTGGACCTGAATTCCATACAGTTTGCTGGTGCTCTACATGACCCGGTGGCAGCGGTCGTCTTCTGTGCTCCCCAGTCTGCCAGAACAACAGTGATCAATGGCAGAACAGTGGTGGAGGACGGCGCTGTGGTGACGATGGATATGGCGCCCGTCATCAATCAACACAATCGCTTGAGCCTGGAACTGGCATCTGATCTCTGA
- a CDS encoding ROK family protein has protein sequence MRLGIDWGGTKIEIIALSNDGEEIFRKRVDTPRDDYQGCLDAVKFLVDAAEGETGQTGTLGLGIPGSLSPKTGLVKNANSTWMNGMPLDKDLERHLERKVRIQNDANCLAVSEATDGAGAGAHVVHAIIIGTGCGSGIAIDRTAHRGANGIGGEWGGITVPWLKPDEFPGPDSWIGHKGVIDRWCSGTGFQLDYKEKTGKGLKGHQIMDLKRQGDETARTVYTDYVSRLARSLAMSANLLDPDVFVLGGGMSNISELYEDLPPAMAPYIFSDTFDTPIRKAVHGDSSGVRGAAWLWG, from the coding sequence ATGCGGCTTGGGATCGACTGGGGTGGCACCAAAATTGAAATTATCGCCCTTTCCAATGACGGCGAAGAAATTTTCCGCAAGCGGGTCGACACACCTCGCGATGACTACCAAGGGTGTCTTGACGCTGTAAAATTCCTGGTTGATGCCGCCGAGGGAGAAACGGGACAGACAGGCACTCTTGGTCTTGGCATACCTGGGTCGCTTTCTCCAAAGACGGGTCTTGTAAAGAATGCCAATTCCACATGGATGAATGGCATGCCGCTGGACAAGGACCTCGAACGGCATCTTGAACGAAAGGTCCGCATTCAAAACGACGCCAATTGCCTTGCCGTTTCAGAGGCGACCGATGGTGCAGGTGCAGGAGCACATGTTGTCCACGCCATCATCATCGGAACAGGATGCGGCTCTGGAATCGCCATAGATCGAACCGCCCATCGCGGCGCAAACGGTATTGGCGGTGAATGGGGTGGCATCACGGTTCCATGGTTGAAACCTGACGAGTTCCCGGGGCCGGACAGCTGGATCGGGCACAAGGGCGTTATCGATCGCTGGTGTTCCGGAACCGGATTCCAACTCGACTACAAGGAAAAAACCGGCAAGGGCCTAAAAGGTCACCAAATCATGGATTTGAAGCGTCAGGGAGACGAAACCGCACGCACTGTCTATACCGACTATGTCAGCCGCCTGGCGCGGAGCCTTGCTATGTCCGCCAATTTACTGGACCCGGATGTATTTGTTCTGGGAGGCGGCATGTCAAATATCAGCGAACTCTATGAAGATCTGCCGCCGGCAATGGCGCCTTACATCTTCTCCGACACTTTTGACACTCCAATCCGCAAAGCGGTTCATGGAGACAGTTCGGGTGTCCGGGGCGCTGCCTGGTTGTGGGGTTGA
- a CDS encoding FKBP-type peptidyl-prolyl cis-trans isomerase: protein MVKWLAGILTSMLLVFPATAQEEIQIRDIEKGTGEEANVGETVVVHYTGWLMDGTKFDSSLDRGTPFSFTLGERRVIPGWEKGVEGMQVGGKRELIIPPEMGYGAQGAGGVIPPNATLKFEIELLEVKAKKFSDLNNEDLKGKLAAGTTVIDIRRPDEWQQTGVIPGSHLLTFFDANGNVNPTFGAELQKLVAGPSEEVVFICRTGRRSQVLSEYLSGQAGFTQVANVKDGILSWIDQGGEITQASMPENCWLC from the coding sequence ATGGTAAAATGGCTCGCTGGTATTCTAACCTCAATGTTGCTGGTCTTCCCGGCAACGGCACAGGAAGAAATTCAGATCCGTGATATCGAAAAGGGAACCGGCGAAGAAGCCAATGTCGGAGAGACGGTGGTGGTGCATTACACCGGCTGGCTCATGGACGGAACAAAGTTCGATTCCAGTCTTGATAGAGGTACTCCTTTTTCCTTCACCCTCGGTGAAAGACGCGTGATCCCTGGATGGGAAAAGGGCGTTGAAGGTATGCAGGTCGGTGGCAAGCGGGAGCTGATCATTCCGCCTGAAATGGGTTATGGCGCTCAGGGGGCCGGCGGTGTCATTCCGCCAAATGCGACGTTGAAATTTGAAATTGAGCTGCTTGAAGTCAAAGCAAAGAAGTTCTCCGACCTCAACAATGAAGACCTGAAAGGCAAACTGGCCGCTGGCACCACGGTTATTGATATCCGCAGGCCTGACGAATGGCAGCAAACAGGCGTTATTCCCGGGAGTCATTTGCTGACGTTTTTCGATGCAAATGGCAACGTGAACCCAACTTTTGGAGCCGAACTTCAAAAACTGGTTGCAGGACCTTCGGAGGAAGTCGTTTTCATCTGCCGCACCGGTCGACGCAGCCAAGTGCTGTCGGAGTATTTAAGCGGTCAGGCAGGCTTTACGCAGGTCGCCAATGTCAAGGATGGGATCCTGAGCTGGATAGATCAAGGCGGTGAAATTACGCAAGCCTCCATGCCGGAAAATTGCTGGCTCTGCTGA
- a CDS encoding DMT family transporter, giving the protein MTKVLSSEPISAGPNVETNERSRGRFQIKSPEQPLVLLLIVGSFLAVSTIIAKAAPEFGWHPLALLQWSILGGAIGLFALTRLFAGSRSGPERARSSAGLAQLAFYLLVSGVLFIIPNMIAVVAAPKVGAGFVSLSFAFPLVLTYAFAVVLRIEHFQKLRATGVLFGLAGGVLLAVSGRDLNVEASFWSLFALTIPVFLATGNIYRTLKWPAGAKPVDLALGMMAVGFVALAVFNLFFGVPFAPGSWNENAGALLAAQAAIFSLQYGLYFRLQQTAGPVYLSQIGSVAAVVGLGLGFLVFGEIPNAAKLAAVAAVGAGIVLVTRGRNRH; this is encoded by the coding sequence ATGACAAAGGTGCTGAGTTCGGAGCCGATCTCGGCCGGACCAAATGTCGAAACAAACGAACGGTCCCGAGGCCGCTTTCAGATCAAAAGCCCTGAGCAACCACTCGTGCTGCTTTTGATCGTCGGAAGCTTTCTTGCTGTTTCGACAATCATTGCCAAGGCGGCACCTGAGTTTGGATGGCATCCTTTGGCATTGCTGCAATGGTCTATTCTTGGCGGCGCCATCGGTCTTTTTGCATTGACCAGATTGTTTGCAGGCTCCAGGTCTGGCCCAGAGCGTGCGCGAAGTAGCGCTGGGCTTGCTCAGTTGGCGTTCTATCTCCTTGTGAGCGGAGTTTTGTTCATCATTCCGAACATGATCGCAGTGGTGGCGGCGCCCAAGGTAGGTGCGGGTTTCGTGTCCTTGAGTTTTGCCTTTCCACTGGTGCTGACATACGCATTCGCCGTGGTTCTGCGGATTGAGCATTTCCAGAAGCTTCGGGCAACGGGTGTTCTCTTTGGTTTGGCTGGCGGTGTTCTCCTGGCCGTATCTGGCAGGGATCTGAACGTCGAAGCCTCCTTTTGGTCTCTGTTTGCGCTGACCATCCCGGTCTTTCTGGCAACCGGCAATATTTATAGAACACTGAAGTGGCCAGCCGGTGCCAAACCAGTCGACCTCGCGCTCGGCATGATGGCAGTCGGTTTTGTTGCACTAGCGGTTTTCAACCTCTTTTTCGGCGTTCCTTTTGCGCCGGGGAGCTGGAACGAAAACGCAGGTGCGCTGCTTGCCGCGCAAGCCGCCATCTTTTCGCTTCAATACGGGCTCTATTTCCGGTTACAGCAGACCGCAGGGCCTGTTTATCTCAGCCAGATCGGGTCTGTTGCAGCCGTTGTGGGGCTTGGTCTTGGATTTCTCGTTTTTGGAGAAATTCCGAATGCCGCAAAACTGGCTGCCGTGGCCGCTGTCGGGGCAGGGATCGTGCTTGTCACACGTGGCCGAAACAGACACTGA